The Neorhizobium sp. NCHU2750 genome has a window encoding:
- a CDS encoding VOC family protein, whose protein sequence is MAKFVHSMIRVLEEARSVDFYGRAFGLKVADRLDFETFTLVYLSNAENTFELELTVNKDRSEPYDLGNGYGHAAFVVDDLEAEHSRFVEAGFAPRKLVDFKNGDELVARFFFVQDPDGYQIEVIQKQGRYL, encoded by the coding sequence ATGGCTAAGTTCGTTCACAGCATGATCCGGGTTCTGGAAGAGGCGCGCTCTGTCGACTTCTACGGCCGCGCCTTTGGCCTGAAAGTGGCCGACAGGCTCGATTTCGAGACATTTACGCTGGTTTATCTGTCAAATGCCGAAAACACGTTCGAGCTCGAACTGACTGTCAACAAGGACAGGTCCGAGCCCTACGATCTTGGCAATGGCTACGGCCATGCCGCTTTCGTCGTCGACGACCTGGAGGCGGAGCATTCACGTTTCGTTGAAGCGGGTTTTGCACCACGCAAACTGGTCGACTTCAAGAACGGCGATGAACTCGTCGCACGCTTTTTCTTTGTCCAGGATCCCGACGGTTACCAGATCGAGGTCATCCAGAAACAGGGGCGCTATCTCTGA
- a CDS encoding MFS transporter, giving the protein MSLSRSSAPSVASRSSASPRPPSLPQLLAAAGGIYTAQSLVGGLTFLGLPAILRAENVALDQIGLVSLAMLVWALKFLWAAPVERLRLRPDGYRRSRRLVLLGEALVVAALLVFGLNGGAEFPTLLALLIVMAIASATVDIVCDAFVIEQFSESRRGLGNIAQVGGGYFGMIFGSGLFVAAYSALGWMAASLILAVLVALLSIPMTTIREPRGEVFSPILAPSLKNGLRRREVRIGIAMTIVLELGGRVAQALAGPVLVDADLPLATLGILNGIGGVAAGLAGTALGGLVSHRLGGRRAMFAVASTHVVTLALLAIAIAAGLANLPLLAGLFVIESAMMAAGFVTSYARLMGLASPSQPGVDFTLFQSASAITAALCGMTAGILATHAGYAATFGLAAALAAMAPPLLIVFETRLAKGPLP; this is encoded by the coding sequence ATGTCCCTGTCCCGTTCGTCGGCCCCGTCCGTTGCCTCTCGTTCTAGTGCGTCGCCACGACCGCCTTCGCTGCCGCAACTCCTCGCAGCGGCAGGCGGCATCTACACGGCCCAGAGCCTTGTCGGCGGACTGACCTTTCTCGGCCTGCCGGCCATCTTGCGGGCAGAGAATGTTGCGCTGGACCAGATCGGGCTGGTCTCGCTCGCCATGCTGGTCTGGGCATTGAAGTTTCTCTGGGCGGCCCCGGTCGAGCGGCTACGGCTGCGCCCGGATGGCTATCGCCGGTCGCGCCGGCTGGTACTGTTGGGCGAAGCCCTGGTGGTCGCGGCCCTCCTCGTCTTCGGCTTGAATGGCGGGGCGGAATTTCCAACGCTTCTAGCCTTGCTGATCGTGATGGCGATTGCTTCCGCCACAGTGGACATCGTGTGTGATGCTTTCGTCATCGAGCAGTTTTCCGAAAGCCGACGGGGCCTCGGCAATATTGCCCAAGTGGGTGGCGGCTATTTCGGCATGATCTTCGGCAGCGGGCTCTTTGTCGCCGCCTATTCCGCGCTTGGCTGGATGGCCGCCTCGCTCATTCTGGCTGTGCTGGTGGCGCTCCTTTCGATCCCGATGACAACGATACGCGAGCCGAGAGGTGAGGTGTTCTCGCCGATCCTCGCACCAAGCCTAAAGAACGGGTTACGGCGACGAGAAGTGCGTATCGGCATCGCGATGACGATCGTGCTGGAACTGGGCGGGCGCGTGGCTCAGGCGCTTGCCGGTCCGGTCCTGGTCGATGCTGATCTGCCGCTTGCGACGCTCGGCATTCTAAACGGTATCGGTGGCGTGGCAGCCGGGCTTGCGGGGACTGCTCTCGGCGGGTTGGTTTCTCATCGGCTGGGAGGACGGCGAGCGATGTTTGCGGTCGCCTCTACCCATGTGGTCACGCTGGCGCTGCTGGCGATTGCGATTGCCGCCGGGCTTGCCAACCTGCCCCTTCTGGCAGGCCTGTTCGTGATCGAAAGCGCCATGATGGCAGCGGGTTTCGTCACCAGTTATGCCCGCCTCATGGGGCTTGCCTCACCATCTCAACCGGGCGTCGATTTCACGCTGTTCCAGTCTGCCAGCGCAATCACCGCAGCGCTTTGTGGCATGACGGCCGGCATCCTCGCCACCCACGCGGGATATGCTGCCACATTCGGGCTGGCTGCGGCCTTAGCGGCTATGGCACCTCCCCTGCTCATCGTCTTTGAAACGCGCCTCGCGAAAGGGCCACTCCCATGA
- a CDS encoding TonB-dependent receptor, protein MVSGRKMALAASACIWTIGVPGAWAQDGEGTGELKPIVITAGKRDQDAGKIDASVSVVTREELDARGIHTVEDLQKVFPGVSIGNRGNRVYSNVTVRGMSSPDYFNPTVQVYVDGVPQLPSTFSQMLTDVERVELLRGPQGTLYGANAYGGVINIITRKKDANRFYIQTNISNSEPSVEVGGTAVIIPNTLYFDYAGNFQHFSGDIDDASTGRNNINQSNDGYGRAALRYAPTGGDFDASLSYSKEKLLSREELYSFASDVDDRIYRSSIYGDIPRLERDVTSISGQFNYHLGDYTLSSITSYQKSDVLRDFSAGAGSRYQWPQNDETISQELRLSHDGDMFSGVAGLWYSHNDFDGWKSAVAPYYGPSTNNVVTDSAAVFGELTWHATDRLDLTSGLRATYDHSSIDAYRADSYGMGMGFDFERKASFASVQPKWAIGYQLTPDTRLFGVISRGYKPGGFNHSISSSVDSASYDPESAWNFEMGVKSTLLDGALDISTSIYHIRSSDKQIYVGLIGSQFLRNAGKATSTGIEMEATWRATERLTLSGNAAYGRSEFTDSTDPYTGTSYDGNRLPYAPDVTAHLNLGYLLADDLLEGTLTANAAVNAFSKTYFDEANAASQSGFATFDASLDFARTDGFSARLYVQNIADKSYETSGYVSGTSELGTLGKGRTFGLTLRKEF, encoded by the coding sequence ATGGTGAGCGGCAGGAAGATGGCTTTGGCGGCATCGGCATGCATTTGGACGATCGGCGTTCCGGGCGCATGGGCGCAGGACGGTGAAGGCACGGGAGAACTCAAGCCGATCGTCATCACCGCCGGCAAGCGTGATCAGGACGCAGGCAAGATAGATGCGTCCGTATCCGTCGTGACCCGCGAGGAACTGGATGCACGCGGCATACACACGGTGGAAGATCTGCAGAAGGTCTTTCCGGGTGTCAGCATCGGCAATCGCGGCAACCGCGTCTATTCGAACGTCACCGTGCGCGGCATGTCATCTCCGGACTACTTCAACCCAACGGTGCAGGTCTATGTCGACGGCGTTCCGCAACTGCCCTCGACATTCTCCCAGATGCTGACGGATGTTGAGCGAGTAGAACTGCTGCGCGGCCCCCAGGGCACGCTCTATGGCGCCAACGCCTATGGCGGCGTCATCAACATCATCACAAGAAAGAAAGACGCCAATCGCTTCTATATCCAGACCAATATTTCCAACAGCGAACCGTCGGTCGAGGTCGGCGGTACGGCCGTTATAATCCCGAACACCCTGTATTTCGATTATGCTGGCAACTTCCAGCATTTTTCCGGCGATATCGACGACGCATCGACCGGCCGCAACAATATCAACCAATCGAACGATGGATACGGGAGGGCCGCATTGCGCTATGCACCGACCGGAGGCGACTTCGATGCTTCGCTCAGCTATTCGAAGGAAAAGCTGCTCTCACGCGAAGAACTCTACTCCTTCGCGTCCGATGTCGATGATCGCATCTATCGCAGCAGCATCTACGGGGACATTCCAAGGCTCGAGCGCGATGTGACCAGCATTTCGGGCCAGTTCAACTATCACCTCGGTGACTACACTCTCTCCAGCATCACCAGCTATCAAAAGAGCGATGTCCTGCGGGATTTCTCCGCCGGCGCCGGTTCTCGATATCAGTGGCCGCAGAATGACGAGACGATTTCGCAGGAACTGCGCCTAAGCCATGACGGCGACATGTTCAGCGGTGTGGCAGGCCTGTGGTACAGCCACAATGATTTCGACGGGTGGAAGAGTGCGGTTGCCCCTTATTATGGCCCTTCGACCAACAATGTCGTCACCGACAGCGCCGCCGTATTCGGCGAACTGACATGGCACGCGACCGACAGGCTCGACCTTACCAGCGGCTTGCGCGCCACCTACGACCATTCCAGCATCGATGCCTATCGGGCGGACAGCTACGGAATGGGCATGGGCTTTGATTTCGAGCGCAAAGCCAGCTTTGCCAGCGTTCAGCCCAAATGGGCAATCGGCTACCAATTGACCCCTGACACGCGCCTGTTCGGTGTCATTTCCCGCGGATACAAGCCGGGCGGTTTCAACCACAGCATCTCGTCCTCGGTGGATTCGGCATCCTACGATCCCGAAAGCGCCTGGAATTTCGAGATGGGCGTGAAGTCGACGCTGCTTGACGGCGCGCTGGATATATCCACGTCCATCTACCATATCCGCTCGTCAGACAAGCAGATCTATGTTGGCTTGATCGGCTCGCAATTCCTGCGCAATGCCGGCAAGGCGACCAGCACCGGCATCGAGATGGAGGCCACGTGGCGGGCAACCGAACGCCTGACGCTGAGCGGCAACGCCGCCTATGGCCGCTCCGAATTTACCGATTCCACCGACCCCTATACCGGGACATCGTATGACGGCAATCGCCTGCCCTATGCACCGGATGTCACGGCTCACCTTAACCTCGGCTACCTGCTGGCCGATGATCTGCTCGAAGGTACGTTGACAGCCAACGCAGCAGTCAACGCGTTTTCGAAGACCTATTTCGACGAAGCCAATGCCGCGAGCCAGTCGGGGTTTGCGACCTTCGACGCCAGCCTCGACTTTGCCAGGACCGACGGTTTTTCGGCGCGGCTCTATGTCCAGAACATTGCCGACAAATCCTACGAGACCTCCGGCTATGTCAGTGGCACATCGGAACTCGGCACGCTTGGCAAGGGTCGCACCTTCGGCCTGACGCTGCGCAAGGAATTTTGA
- a CDS encoding GMC family oxidoreductase, translated as MKKIANDEKAVVIIGSGAGGGTLAYELTKAGIPCVVLEAGPYLKNEDYHNNEWEAFRQMAWLDPRTTSGSWRVATDFPSLPAWIVKAVGGTTTHWSGATPRFKEYEFKARTTYGDVAGASLLDWPITLEEMAPYYDKAEMAMGSTHRHGRPALPANNNYKVFANGAERVGYKMYATGPYATNAEPYDGRPASIQDGFNFQGDKNKSKWSTLVREIPRALETGLLDLRPESHVVRITHDASGKVDAVVYADKHGKLHQQAARVVCVAGNSIETPRLLLLSESNRFPKGLANSSDQVGRNYMRHMTGSVYARFDKPVHMYRGETMAGIIADESSHKPERGFVGGYYMETIALGPSFLAAFAEPGAWGPDFAALMDAYDNTAGMWIVGEDMPQASNRITLSDAVKDNLGLPVANVHFDDHPNDVAMRNYAYEHAEKLYQAVGATGSHRTPPYPSTHNLGTCRMSAKAEDGVVDKWGRTHDVPNLFVSDGSQMTTGAAANPTLTIVALAIRQAEYLSRELKAGTI; from the coding sequence ATGAAGAAGATCGCCAACGATGAAAAGGCAGTCGTCATTATCGGATCGGGTGCGGGCGGCGGTACGCTGGCCTATGAACTGACAAAGGCCGGCATTCCCTGTGTCGTGCTGGAAGCCGGTCCCTATCTGAAGAACGAGGACTATCACAACAACGAGTGGGAGGCCTTCCGCCAGATGGCCTGGCTCGATCCGCGCACGACGAGCGGCTCCTGGCGGGTTGCCACCGACTTCCCGAGCCTGCCTGCCTGGATCGTCAAGGCCGTCGGCGGTACGACGACCCACTGGTCGGGTGCCACGCCACGTTTCAAGGAATACGAGTTCAAGGCCCGCACCACCTACGGCGATGTCGCCGGGGCAAGCCTTCTCGACTGGCCGATCACGCTGGAGGAAATGGCGCCCTATTACGACAAGGCAGAGATGGCGATGGGCTCCACCCATCGGCACGGGCGGCCTGCGCTGCCTGCCAACAACAACTACAAGGTCTTCGCAAACGGTGCCGAACGCGTCGGCTACAAGATGTATGCGACCGGCCCCTATGCGACCAATGCGGAGCCCTATGACGGGCGTCCGGCATCGATCCAGGACGGGTTCAACTTCCAGGGCGACAAGAACAAGTCGAAATGGAGCACGCTGGTGCGCGAAATCCCGCGTGCGCTGGAAACCGGTCTTCTGGACCTGCGCCCCGAAAGCCATGTCGTGCGCATCACTCACGACGCTTCGGGCAAGGTCGATGCGGTCGTCTATGCTGATAAACATGGCAAGCTGCATCAGCAGGCAGCCCGTGTCGTCTGCGTCGCCGGCAACTCGATCGAGACGCCGCGGCTGCTTCTCCTGAGCGAGAGCAACCGCTTCCCGAAGGGGCTCGCCAACAGCTCCGACCAGGTTGGACGCAACTACATGCGGCACATGACCGGCTCGGTCTATGCCCGCTTCGACAAGCCGGTGCACATGTATCGCGGCGAGACCATGGCCGGGATCATTGCCGATGAATCCTCCCACAAGCCGGAACGCGGCTTCGTCGGCGGTTACTACATGGAGACGATCGCGCTCGGACCGTCCTTCCTGGCCGCCTTTGCAGAACCGGGCGCCTGGGGACCGGACTTTGCGGCCCTGATGGACGCCTATGACAATACGGCCGGGATGTGGATCGTCGGCGAGGACATGCCGCAGGCCTCCAACCGGATCACGCTTTCGGATGCTGTGAAGGACAATCTCGGCCTGCCGGTCGCCAATGTCCATTTCGATGATCATCCCAACGATGTGGCCATGCGAAACTATGCCTACGAGCATGCCGAAAAGCTGTATCAGGCCGTCGGCGCCACGGGTTCGCATCGGACACCGCCCTATCCGTCGACACACAATCTCGGCACCTGCCGGATGAGTGCCAAGGCGGAAGATGGCGTGGTCGACAAATGGGGCCGTACTCATGACGTGCCGAACCTGTTCGTCTCGGACGGTTCGCAGATGACGACCGGGGCAGCTGCCAATCCGACACTTACCATCGTGGCGCTGGCAATCCGCCAGGCCGAGTATCTGTCGAGGGAACTCAAGGCCGGTACGATCTGA
- a CDS encoding MFS transporter: MDKIALEKPRPLATRLVILFAICCSSAAMPLTFTGPAVALPAISRTLGGDPSALAWVTNAFMLTFGSTLMVFGALADTYGRKRVYLLGLGAFGLFSAALAFTPTIALFDVLRALQGFGAAAAFASGMASLAQEFSGTARMRAFSLVGASFGVGLAFGPIASGMMIQALGWPAIFALVVGLAGIALPLAALFLHETRNPEASSLDWMGAVSFTLALTLFTYAVLRAPGQGWSDPVVILALLGAALLMLAFYRVERSVKQPMLDPTLFRYPRFVGVQLLAAAPAYAFVVLLVLLPVRFVGIEGMDEVAAGKLMIALSGPLLLLPILAGMLTRWLSAAAICSIGLLISAMGLFWLSRMPIGTRAWDISWPLLLIGIGISLPWGLMDGLAVSVVPKERAGMATGIFSTTRVAGEGVALAIVTAILSALTQHSLPEGSGMHTAMAAQRLVTGDLAGAATALRLMSEAAITQRYGEAFSALLLILGSVTIVTAIFVMLFLRKDDGNSSDDLAECSAAHV, translated from the coding sequence ATGGATAAAATTGCTCTCGAAAAGCCTCGGCCTCTGGCGACGCGTCTCGTCATCCTCTTCGCGATCTGCTGCTCTTCGGCGGCCATGCCGCTTACCTTCACGGGACCTGCAGTCGCGCTCCCGGCCATCAGTCGCACGCTCGGCGGAGACCCCTCCGCGCTTGCCTGGGTTACCAATGCATTCATGCTCACCTTCGGCAGCACGCTGATGGTGTTTGGCGCGCTTGCCGACACCTATGGCCGCAAGCGCGTCTATCTGCTGGGCCTCGGAGCCTTCGGGTTGTTCTCCGCCGCGCTTGCCTTCACCCCGACGATCGCACTGTTCGATGTCCTGCGCGCGCTTCAGGGCTTCGGCGCGGCGGCGGCCTTTGCAAGCGGCATGGCTTCGCTCGCTCAGGAATTCAGCGGGACGGCCCGCATGCGGGCCTTCAGTCTGGTCGGCGCGAGCTTCGGCGTAGGATTGGCTTTTGGCCCCATCGCTTCAGGCATGATGATCCAAGCACTCGGTTGGCCCGCCATCTTTGCTCTGGTTGTCGGATTGGCGGGTATCGCGCTGCCGCTTGCCGCGCTCTTTCTCCATGAAACCCGTAATCCGGAAGCCTCGTCACTCGACTGGATGGGGGCGGTTTCATTCACGCTTGCCCTGACGCTGTTTACCTACGCCGTGCTGCGAGCCCCCGGACAAGGCTGGTCGGATCCTGTCGTCATCCTTGCGCTTCTTGGCGCCGCATTGCTGATGCTCGCCTTTTATCGTGTCGAGCGATCGGTGAAGCAGCCTATGCTTGATCCGACCTTGTTCCGGTATCCGCGCTTCGTCGGCGTCCAGCTTCTGGCTGCGGCGCCGGCCTATGCTTTCGTCGTTCTTCTGGTGCTTCTCCCCGTCCGCTTCGTCGGTATCGAGGGCATGGATGAAGTGGCCGCCGGCAAGCTGATGATTGCGCTGTCCGGACCCCTTCTTCTGCTTCCCATCCTTGCGGGCATGCTCACCCGCTGGCTTTCGGCTGCCGCGATCTGCAGCATCGGCCTGTTGATCTCGGCCATGGGTCTTTTCTGGCTGAGCCGTATGCCTATCGGCACGCGGGCATGGGACATCAGCTGGCCGCTTCTTCTGATCGGCATCGGTATCAGCCTGCCTTGGGGGCTTATGGACGGCCTCGCCGTCAGCGTCGTTCCAAAGGAGCGCGCGGGCATGGCGACGGGCATATTCAGCACCACGCGCGTGGCCGGCGAGGGCGTGGCACTGGCAATCGTTACCGCAATCCTCTCTGCCCTGACACAGCACAGCCTGCCGGAAGGTTCGGGCATGCACACGGCCATGGCCGCACAGCGCCTGGTCACCGGCGACCTTGCCGGCGCGGCAACCGCTCTCCGGCTCATGTCGGAGGCCGCGATCACCCAGCGCTACGGCGAGGCTTTTTCCGCGCTGCTGCTAATCCTGGGTTCCGTGACCATCGTGACCGCAATCTTTGTCATGCTGTTTCTGCGCAAGGACGATGGCAACAGCTCCGACGATCTTGCCGAATGCTCCGCCGCACATGTTTAG
- a CDS encoding ribbon-helix-helix domain-containing protein, whose protein sequence is MCRLFIGANSSMWESQTRSLRMDGMVTSVRLENMFWTVLDEIAARDDMNVPQLLHQLYNESIDEGHDLGNFTSFLRVCCLRYIDLQLKGLLPNGRNDLLSTDEILTAETKLRGEQVSRRVSMPRQH, encoded by the coding sequence GTGTGCAGATTATTCATCGGGGCCAACTCGAGCATGTGGGAGAGCCAGACGCGTTCCTTGCGCATGGATGGCATGGTTACCAGCGTTAGGCTGGAGAACATGTTCTGGACCGTTCTCGACGAAATCGCCGCGCGCGACGACATGAACGTGCCGCAACTTCTTCACCAGCTCTATAACGAGTCGATCGACGAGGGGCACGACCTCGGAAACTTTACCTCTTTCCTCAGGGTGTGCTGCCTGCGCTATATCGATCTGCAGCTCAAGGGACTTCTGCCGAACGGCAGAAACGATCTTCTCTCGACCGATGAGATCCTGACCGCCGAGACCAAGTTGCGCGGCGAGCAGGTGAGCAGAAGAGTATCGATGCCCCGTCAGCATTGA
- the dld gene encoding D-lactate dehydrogenase: protein MTRKELVAGVKAIVGGAHCLVDARQTERFRKGFRAGEGEAALVAIPGTLVEMWKVLKLAIEADCIVIMQAANTGLTGGSTPYGAYDRDVVIISTLRLDRIDILDGGRQILSQPGGTLFALETLLKPLGRQPHSVIGSSCIGASIIGGVCNNSGGALVRHGPVYSELSLYAERTASGELRLVNHLGIDLGETAEEMLGRLDRGAIDPSTVRSGTGRASDDGYAKRVRDVDAATPARFNADPRGLFESSGSAGKVAVFAVRLDTFPVVAEPTVFYIGTNDTAELTTLRRRLLTELSELPISGEYMHRDCFDIARRFGKDVLLMIHWLGTARLPMFFAAKGSIDAWLGGKRFFPKNLTDRLLQTIADLLPEALPKRLLDFREKFEHHLILNVPGSVAQETRAMLDVTVGPGGWFACDAMEAKKAMLNRFAAAGATVRYAAVRPEEVEDILALDIALRRDDRDWFETLPPDVDAQIGRKIYYGHFLCHVLHQDYALKKGTDAAAIKARMLEILDERGAEYPAEHNVGHIYRAKPALAEHYRALDPTNSFNPGIGKTSREKCYGSACDCQAAPSARIAEEVVETAPGE from the coding sequence ATGACGCGCAAGGAACTGGTAGCAGGCGTGAAAGCCATCGTTGGCGGCGCACATTGCCTTGTCGATGCACGCCAGACCGAACGGTTCAGGAAGGGATTTAGGGCGGGCGAGGGGGAGGCTGCCCTGGTTGCCATTCCCGGGACGCTCGTGGAGATGTGGAAGGTGCTGAAGCTTGCCATCGAAGCAGACTGCATCGTCATCATGCAGGCAGCCAATACCGGCCTGACCGGCGGCTCCACCCCCTATGGCGCTTATGATCGTGATGTGGTCATCATCAGCACGCTCCGGCTCGACCGCATCGATATCCTCGACGGCGGCCGCCAGATCCTCTCGCAACCGGGAGGGACGCTTTTCGCCCTCGAAACGCTGCTGAAGCCTCTCGGACGGCAGCCGCATTCGGTCATCGGCTCGTCCTGCATCGGCGCCTCGATCATCGGCGGCGTCTGCAACAATTCCGGTGGTGCGCTGGTGCGGCACGGACCGGTCTATAGCGAACTTTCGCTCTATGCAGAACGGACGGCATCGGGCGAGCTGCGCCTCGTTAACCATCTCGGCATCGATCTCGGCGAAACAGCGGAGGAGATGCTCGGCCGGCTCGATCGCGGCGCCATCGACCCGTCGACGGTGCGGTCGGGAACCGGCAGGGCGTCGGATGATGGCTATGCGAAACGCGTACGCGACGTCGATGCCGCGACGCCCGCCCGCTTCAATGCGGATCCGCGCGGGCTATTCGAAAGCTCCGGATCGGCCGGCAAGGTTGCGGTCTTTGCGGTGCGCCTCGACACGTTCCCGGTCGTGGCGGAGCCGACCGTTTTCTATATCGGCACCAATGATACGGCAGAACTCACCACCTTGCGCCGGCGTTTGCTGACGGAGCTCTCCGAGCTTCCGATCAGCGGCGAATACATGCATCGCGACTGCTTCGACATTGCCCGTCGTTTCGGCAAGGACGTGCTCCTGATGATCCACTGGCTGGGAACGGCGCGACTGCCGATGTTCTTCGCAGCCAAGGGCTCGATCGACGCATGGCTGGGCGGCAAGCGGTTTTTCCCGAAGAATCTCACAGACAGACTGCTGCAGACCATTGCCGATCTGCTGCCGGAAGCCCTGCCCAAACGCCTTCTCGATTTCCGCGAGAAGTTCGAACATCATCTGATCCTCAACGTTCCCGGATCCGTCGCACAGGAGACGAGGGCAATGCTGGACGTGACCGTCGGACCGGGTGGCTGGTTCGCCTGCGACGCGATGGAAGCCAAGAAGGCGATGCTCAATCGGTTCGCCGCGGCTGGCGCGACGGTTCGCTATGCCGCAGTCAGGCCCGAGGAGGTCGAGGATATCCTGGCGCTGGATATCGCCCTTCGCCGCGATGACCGCGACTGGTTCGAGACGCTGCCGCCGGATGTCGACGCTCAGATCGGCCGAAAAATCTACTACGGCCATTTTCTCTGCCATGTTCTGCATCAGGACTACGCCTTGAAGAAGGGCACGGACGCCGCGGCGATCAAGGCCCGGATGCTGGAAATCCTCGACGAGCGAGGCGCGGAATATCCCGCCGAGCACAATGTCGGCCACATCTACAGGGCCAAGCCCGCGCTCGCCGAGCACTACCGCGCTCTCGATCCGACCAACAGCTTCAACCCAGGTATCGGCAAGACGTCGCGCGAGAAATGCTATGGCAGCGCATGCGACTGTCAAGCTGCGCCGTCGGCAAGGATTGCAGAGGAGGTCGTCGAAACCGCACCGGGCGAGTAG
- a CDS encoding FAD-dependent monooxygenase: MTKPLAVTVGAGVAGLAAAWWLDKAGWRSVIIERAESLRENGYMLGLSGLGFETACRMGLRDRLEAGAFRIDENVYKDSKGRELLRLRYRDFIRDLPYLAVRRTDLVRALAEILPDTAAIRFCETIDDFVQTEDKVDVTLSSGETIVADMLIGADGFRSSLRQKLFGPDDTCLQPLGYYFSVYDVGAPKQFDTDFVSYAEPGHLAEYYALHDGRLAAMHVWRDDRPNLEQRGGRIDLLQAVSAHSHPHVRQLLKQTQHEESPVLIDSLTMIDLPKWSQNRVLLIGDAAHCLTLVSGQGAGMALASAEMLGEAMKVAQDPGTAFERHEFLLRPIITRLQSRSRKMAAVFIPQSAFAFRLRNLLMRYMPRSWLGRYFSNSIRAEIALAANMKQETMPVSGP, translated from the coding sequence ATGACGAAACCTCTTGCAGTTACTGTCGGAGCGGGTGTCGCCGGCCTGGCAGCGGCATGGTGGCTGGACAAGGCCGGCTGGCGCAGTGTCATCATCGAACGTGCCGAGAGCCTTAGGGAGAACGGCTATATGCTCGGCCTGTCCGGTCTTGGCTTTGAAACGGCCTGCAGGATGGGATTGCGTGATCGCCTGGAAGCCGGCGCATTCCGCATCGACGAAAATGTCTACAAGGACAGCAAGGGCCGCGAATTGCTGCGCCTGCGCTATCGTGACTTCATTCGCGACCTTCCCTATCTCGCCGTCCGGCGCACAGATCTGGTCCGGGCGCTTGCAGAAATATTGCCCGACACGGCAGCTATCCGTTTCTGTGAGACGATCGACGATTTCGTTCAGACGGAAGACAAGGTCGATGTCACCTTATCCAGCGGAGAGACGATCGTGGCGGATATGCTGATCGGCGCCGATGGATTCCGCTCGAGCTTGCGACAAAAGCTTTTCGGACCCGACGATACCTGTCTCCAGCCGCTCGGCTACTACTTCTCCGTCTATGATGTCGGCGCGCCGAAGCAGTTCGATACCGACTTCGTTTCCTATGCCGAGCCCGGCCATCTTGCTGAATATTATGCGTTGCATGATGGACGTCTCGCAGCTATGCATGTGTGGCGAGACGACCGCCCAAATCTCGAACAGCGGGGGGGCAGGATCGATCTGCTGCAGGCCGTCAGCGCCCATAGTCATCCACATGTCCGCCAGCTCCTGAAACAGACGCAGCACGAGGAAAGCCCGGTGCTGATCGACAGCCTCACGATGATCGACCTGCCGAAATGGTCGCAGAATCGGGTTTTGCTCATCGGCGATGCCGCGCATTGCCTGACGCTTGTTTCCGGGCAGGGAGCAGGCATGGCCCTCGCCTCGGCCGAAATGCTCGGCGAGGCCATGAAGGTGGCGCAAGATCCCGGCACGGCCTTCGAGCGCCATGAATTCCTGCTGAGGCCGATCATAACGCGGCTGCAGTCACGCAGCCGCAAGATGGCCGCCGTCTTCATTCCCCAGAGCGCCTTTGCGTTCAGACTGCGCAATCTTCTCATGCGCTACATGCCGCGGTCCTGGCTCGGGCGTTATTTCAGCAATTCCATACGGGCCGAGATTGCACTTGCTGCCAATATGAAACAAGAAACCATGCCCGTTTCGGGCCCGTGA